One window from the genome of Salmo salar chromosome ssa25, Ssal_v3.1, whole genome shotgun sequence encodes:
- the vgll3 gene encoding transcription cofactor vestigial-like protein 3 codes for MSCLDVMFHQSYGAHYLPASSAAAAAAYKAAYYHHQHQQQKKLGVYSRMQQDSTEQQFPGRRQQQQRGGGGGRLAGEKEVRQGLEVSGLGGSWRSGKDSQPAEAEYLSSRCVLFTYFHGNIEDVVDEHFSRALSQPSTFTGETKSSRCPPIHTSASAGLWKDSVSLSEGQCSSLSSSLWGGGYPSQTSPCLPIHPDFSPSPAGFHAPDRALWTGHALPQPSLPPPTSLPDPWAYSLSPQTSASYTHVHDVYPHTHPHTHMHPRHTHAVLHSHPSHGPGLDPRFSPLLLPGVKTQSPLAHSPVGHSTHSTTHSSQSPGIHSDVNTEVEQASPPTLTPSAWPTALHTPMDIYDSGLDQDKVKAVWF; via the exons ATGAGTTGTCTGGATGTGATGTTTCACCAGAGTTATGGAGCTCACTACCTCCCTGCGTCttcagcagcagcggcagcagcctaCAAAGCAGCATACTATCACCATCAGCACCAGCAACAG aaGAAGCTGGGTGTTTACAGTAGGATGCAGCAGGACAGCACGGAGCAGCAGTTTCCAGGGCGGAGACAGCAACAGCAgcgtgggggtggaggggggaggctGGCTGGGGAGAAGGAGGTCCGACAGGGCCTGGAGGTTTCTGGGCTGGGGGGCTCTTGGAGGTCTGGGAAGGACAGCCAGCCGGCTGAGGCAGAGTACCTGAGCTCCAGGTGTGTCCTGTTCACCTATTTCCATGGCAACATCGAGGATGTGGTGGATGAGCATTTCTCCAGGGCTCTGAGCCAACCCAGCACCTTCACCGGAGAGACCAAGAGCTCCAGGTGCCCACCCATTCACACCTCTGCCTCGGCAGGACTGTGGAAAG ATAGTGTATCTCTCTCGGAAGGCCAGTGCAgttctctgtcctcttctctgtgGGGTGGAGGTTACCCGTCCCAGACCAGCCCCTGTCTGCCCATCCACCCAGACTTCTCCCCCAGCCCTGCAGGCTTCCATGCCCCAGACAGAGCTCTGTGGACAGGCCACGCTCTTCCCCAGCCCAGCCTCCCTCCTCCaacctctctccctgacccctggGCCTACAGCCTCAGTCCCCAGACCTCCGCCAGCTACACACACGTTCACGAcgtctacccacacacacaccctcacacacacatgcacccccGGCACACACACGCAGTATTACATTCCCACCCGTCCCATGGCCCAGGCCTAGACCCCAGGTTCAGCCCTCTGCTCCTGCCTGGTGTGAAGACTCAGAGCCCCCTAGCCCACAGCCCTGTGGGACACAGCACACACAGTACCACACACAGCAGCCAGAGCCCAGGGATACACAGTGATGTGAACACAGAGGTGGAGCAGGCCAGCCCCCCCACCCTGACCCCCTCAGCCTGGCCCACTGCTCTACACACACCCATGGATATCTACGACTCAG gtctggaTCAGGACAAAGTGAAGGCTGTTTGGTTCTGA